A region of Nostoc flagelliforme CCNUN1 DNA encodes the following proteins:
- a CDS encoding MFS transporter, whose protein sequence is MQEISSKASTSPFSTGLPALYIIGFISGISMGLFTPFISTLMAQYQVNDILIGANSTVFFLAIALGTPLVAKILRQVGLRQTMTLGLMLMALSAPLFPMTTQVSLWFVIRAVMGIACCFYFVCGQTALNYFCHESNRAIVNGIYALSFSVGFGLGPVIGSGLYNVSPKLTFFLGSILVLSGVVVVWIGLPNKSVNFQPSSRKGIFKKLTLSLYGAFAFGFAESTLVSLYPVYLLREKYSVEQIGYTFSIFVVGGLLATIPVTHFADRFGKLKILLISVCILIFSILSLSLAENSMTIQIFAFTTGASLTPVFPLALALIGDKLSRNELSSGSALFTAIYSFGCTAGPILSSVVMQIFDNRYIFSLAGLLFVLFMLQIVKEQPNMKSN, encoded by the coding sequence ATGCAGGAAATTTCTTCAAAAGCATCAACTTCTCCTTTTTCCACAGGTTTACCAGCCTTATATATTATCGGTTTTATTTCCGGTATCTCTATGGGGCTGTTTACTCCCTTTATCTCAACGCTCATGGCTCAATATCAAGTTAATGATATTTTAATCGGTGCAAATTCTACGGTATTTTTTCTGGCCATAGCTTTGGGAACACCTTTGGTAGCAAAGATATTGCGCCAAGTAGGATTGCGTCAAACTATGACGTTAGGCTTGATGCTGATGGCTTTGAGTGCGCCCCTATTTCCTATGACTACACAAGTATCTTTGTGGTTTGTCATCCGCGCGGTTATGGGTATTGCTTGCTGTTTTTACTTCGTCTGTGGACAAACTGCACTGAACTACTTTTGCCACGAAAGTAATCGGGCGATCGTCAATGGTATATATGCTCTGTCTTTTAGTGTCGGATTTGGACTTGGCCCAGTCATCGGTTCTGGTCTCTATAACGTTTCCCCCAAATTGACTTTTTTTCTAGGTAGTATTTTAGTTTTGAGCGGTGTAGTTGTGGTCTGGATAGGCTTACCGAATAAGTCTGTCAATTTTCAACCATCATCGCGGAAAGGGATTTTTAAAAAGCTAACACTTTCTCTCTATGGTGCATTCGCCTTTGGTTTTGCTGAATCCACTTTAGTCTCTCTATATCCAGTATATCTATTACGAGAAAAATATAGTGTCGAGCAAATAGGTTATACCTTTTCTATATTCGTGGTTGGAGGTCTCTTGGCTACCATTCCAGTCACACATTTTGCAGACCGATTTGGCAAATTAAAAATTCTTTTAATTAGTGTATGTATTCTGATATTTTCTATCCTGTCTCTTTCCTTAGCTGAAAACTCCATGACTATACAGATATTTGCCTTTACTACTGGAGCTAGCCTGACTCCAGTTTTCCCTCTAGCACTGGCACTCATTGGAGATAAGCTCTCCCGCAATGAATTATCATCTGGAAGTGCTTTGTTCACAGCCATATATAGTTTTGGATGTACTGCCGGGCCTATATTATCCTCTGTGGTCATGCAAATTTTTGATAATCGTTACATATTTAGTTTAGCGGGATTATTATTTGTATTATTTATGCTACAAATAGTCAAAGAACAACCAAATATGAAGTCTAATTAA
- a CDS encoding amino acid adenylation domain-containing protein, whose protein sequence is MSNIREIPYLKIVEQVQQTPEAIAVLHQETKLTYAQLHRLSNQLANYLRTQGVGPNTLVGIMTQRNPLMLVGILGILKAGGAYVPLDPSYPGERIRYILEHAKIGTLLTEYQVTNKLEECLDAELPLHTLLFLDDGGGFIPSKELNLLSKDTWSTFSDQDPPYTNDPDDLMTVLYTSGSTGRPKGVMLNHRGYMNRLRWMQNTFSLKPGDRVAQKTSFCFDISVWELFWTLMEGATICPVERETVINPWKFAQWIKDTQINVMHFVPSLFGEFLSALEDESWEFPGLRWLIFSGEALPLPFIQRWIDKYGMGTGLANLYGPTEASIDVTAHIIEQRPNEQVTNQIPIGKAIDNVYIKILDEQMQPVVPGQLGELWIGGVQLAKGYLNDLQRTSEAFRLNPFLEIPGQYLYRTGDLAKELPDGSFEYHGRIDNQVKIRGFRVELGEIESVLNTHPAVREAAVLAVDYGAGQKRLIAWLSGNKVDNRQIKEHLSRLLPDYMIPQRVEWLPSLPKNHNGKLDRNALQALLNKSQPKQKPDETIDVAQEYLPLGPAQKWLVTYFEPPYQWTGYTRFRYRQALNLDVFNKAFNLMMARHPALRTLFVQRDGQWQQQIMGTEKQFPVDFFDGSHLSAAERDREIRSRIEQSSQKLRLEEWPLLATIVVKVDESTYDITMIAHHIIADMLSTTVLFKELWYAYDRILVGGVPSFENPSPPSYADFVRLLVEEDKKGALASHVDYWKSQFPSRQYAFHVPFDHIKGTNIEASAATERFTLTKANSDTLLRKAKQHYGCNLYTLLLAPLYQLTAVWCGTSWVVLSHRSHGRDLGDNHIYWESFGNFAVNFPVGVMVNYEEKWEKTIKHIKDGFDALPMNGVTFDWICDRLPNYIYPDANLTSIRANYLGNRTQPVFELFEFIEEDRDRRLSPPEQKRTTLLEFFFSIIDGTFHLEIEYSRNFHLPATINQLGKQYLDLIENMLAVISPVEEGVRQRK, encoded by the coding sequence ATGAGCAATATTAGAGAAATTCCTTACCTGAAAATTGTAGAACAAGTTCAGCAAACACCTGAAGCGATCGCAGTTCTACATCAAGAAACTAAACTTACTTACGCCCAGTTACATCGCCTTTCTAATCAGCTTGCCAATTATTTGCGGACTCAAGGTGTAGGGCCAAACACGCTTGTCGGCATCATGACACAGCGCAACCCTTTAATGCTAGTCGGAATTTTGGGCATCCTCAAAGCTGGTGGGGCTTATGTTCCTCTTGACCCTTCCTACCCAGGCGAACGCATCCGTTACATTCTCGAACATGCTAAAATTGGCACTTTGCTAACTGAGTATCAAGTAACTAATAAACTTGAAGAGTGCTTGGATGCAGAGTTACCATTGCATACTTTGCTATTTTTGGACGATGGCGGCGGGTTCATTCCCAGTAAAGAACTAAACTTACTTAGTAAAGATACTTGGTCTACTTTCTCAGATCAAGATCCGCCCTATACGAATGATCCCGATGATTTAATGACGGTTCTATATACTTCTGGCTCCACCGGACGCCCCAAAGGAGTAATGCTCAACCATCGGGGTTATATGAACCGCCTGCGCTGGATGCAAAATACATTCAGCCTGAAACCTGGAGACAGAGTTGCTCAAAAAACCTCTTTTTGTTTCGATATCTCCGTTTGGGAACTCTTCTGGACGCTCATGGAAGGAGCGACTATTTGCCCAGTAGAAAGGGAAACAGTGATCAATCCTTGGAAATTCGCTCAGTGGATCAAAGATACCCAAATTAATGTTATGCACTTCGTGCCTTCATTGTTTGGCGAATTTCTCAGTGCTTTAGAAGATGAATCTTGGGAATTTCCTGGCTTGCGCTGGTTAATTTTTAGTGGTGAAGCTTTGCCCTTACCTTTTATCCAACGTTGGATTGACAAGTATGGAATGGGTACTGGACTAGCAAACCTCTATGGGCCAACTGAGGCATCCATTGACGTGACTGCTCATATCATTGAGCAACGTCCTAATGAACAAGTGACTAATCAAATTCCCATCGGCAAAGCCATTGATAATGTTTACATCAAAATTTTAGATGAGCAAATGCAGCCAGTCGTACCTGGGCAGTTGGGAGAACTTTGGATTGGAGGTGTACAACTTGCCAAAGGTTACTTAAATGATTTGCAACGCACATCAGAAGCTTTTCGCCTCAATCCCTTTCTCGAAATTCCCGGACAGTATCTCTATCGGACTGGGGATTTGGCGAAGGAATTGCCAGACGGTAGTTTTGAATATCACGGACGGATTGACAACCAGGTAAAAATTCGGGGTTTTCGTGTAGAGCTAGGAGAAATAGAGAGCGTTCTTAATACTCATCCAGCAGTGCGCGAAGCAGCAGTTTTAGCTGTAGATTATGGCGCTGGACAGAAAAGATTAATAGCTTGGTTGTCTGGAAACAAGGTGGATAATCGACAAATCAAGGAACATCTCTCCCGACTACTACCTGATTATATGATTCCGCAACGTGTGGAATGGTTGCCCAGTCTCCCTAAGAATCATAATGGCAAGCTGGATCGCAACGCTCTCCAGGCGCTGCTGAATAAGAGTCAGCCGAAACAAAAACCGGACGAAACCATTGATGTTGCTCAGGAATACTTACCACTGGGGCCGGCGCAGAAATGGCTGGTGACATACTTCGAGCCTCCTTATCAGTGGACGGGGTATACACGTTTTCGCTACCGCCAAGCTTTGAATCTGGACGTTTTCAACAAAGCTTTCAACTTGATGATGGCACGGCATCCTGCTCTGCGTACTTTGTTTGTACAACGCGATGGACAATGGCAGCAGCAAATCATGGGTACAGAAAAGCAATTTCCTGTAGATTTCTTTGATGGTAGTCACCTGAGTGCAGCCGAACGCGATCGTGAAATCCGCTCTCGCATAGAGCAAAGTAGTCAAAAACTGCGTCTTGAAGAGTGGCCCCTATTAGCAACAATCGTGGTCAAAGTTGATGAATCAACCTACGACATCACCATGATTGCCCACCATATCATTGCTGATATGCTGAGTACAACTGTGCTATTTAAAGAACTTTGGTACGCTTATGACCGAATTTTGGTGGGTGGTGTGCCTAGTTTTGAAAACCCCTCGCCACCTTCCTACGCAGATTTTGTCCGTCTGCTTGTGGAAGAAGACAAAAAAGGAGCTTTGGCCAGCCACGTTGATTATTGGAAATCCCAATTTCCTTCTCGACAATATGCGTTTCATGTTCCCTTTGACCATATCAAGGGGACTAACATCGAAGCTTCTGCTGCTACTGAACGATTCACTCTCACCAAAGCTAACAGTGACACACTGTTACGCAAAGCTAAACAGCACTATGGTTGCAATTTGTATACACTTTTACTCGCTCCTTTGTACCAACTGACGGCTGTTTGGTGTGGTACATCTTGGGTAGTATTGAGTCATCGTAGCCACGGTAGGGATCTGGGTGATAACCACATTTACTGGGAAAGCTTTGGTAACTTTGCAGTGAATTTCCCTGTCGGTGTAATGGTAAACTATGAGGAAAAGTGGGAGAAAACCATCAAGCATATTAAAGATGGTTTTGATGCACTGCCAATGAACGGCGTCACCTTTGATTGGATATGCGATCGCTTGCCAAATTATATCTATCCTGATGCTAATCTGACATCGATTAGAGCCAATTACCTGGGGAATCGCACCCAACCTGTGTTTGAATTGTTTGAGTTCATTGAGGAAGATCGCGATCGGCGTTTGTCCCCTCCTGAACAAAAACGCACAACCTTGTTAGAGTTTTTCTTTTCCATTATCGATGGTACTTTCCATCTAGAAATCGAATACTCTCGCAATTTTCATCTTCCTGCAACCATCAACCAACTCGGCAAACAATACTTGGATCTGATAGAGAATATGCTTGCAGTTATATCGCCGGTAGAAGAGGGCGTTCGGCAGCGCAAATAA
- a CDS encoding type I polyketide synthase: MSNIPETIDNRDRLKNALLAVREMRSKLDAMERAKTEPIAIIGMACRLPGANNLQKFWSLLHDGVDAITEVPEERWNIDEFYDPDPDAPGKMYVRNAGFLDQVDQFDAQFFGITPREVENMDPQQRLLLEVSWEAVEQAGIAPDRLRNSQTGVFVGITTNDYLQLQIGSSDRTKIDAYSATGNCLNAVAGRLSYTLGLQGPSMVVDTACSSSLVAIHLACQSLRSQESDLALAGGVNLILSPIATIATCRARMLAPDGRCKTFDAAADGFARGEGCGVVVLKRLSDAIVDGDNILALIRGSAVNQDGPSSGLTVPNGVAQQALIRKALANAGVEPGQISYVEAHGTGTSLGDPIEVESLGAVLCQERSPQEPLIIGSAKTNIGHLESAAGVAGLIKVVLSLQHQEIPPHLHLKNPNPFIPWAKLPVLVPTQRTSWTSGDKPRIAGLSGFGVTGTNAHLVIEEAPTQQQQPNEVERPLHLLSLSAKTESGLQELVGNFYTAFRANLDINLADACFTVNTGRSVFAHRLAVVAEDSNQVCEQLAAFNLGQNTGDFLKGQIDKSRQPKVAFLFTGQGSQYVGMGRELYDTQPTFRQALERCDAILRPYLPKPLLSVIYPARGENSPLDQTLYTQPALFALEYALCELWRSWGIEPNAVMGHSVGEYVAACVAGVFSLEDGLKLIADRSRLMQALPPGGEMVAVFASEEQVIAAMPTAGYANAPYTQQVAIAAVNGPQNVVISGASPAVQALLQKLEAQGIEYRSLRVSHAFHSPLMEPILAEFEQRASDLVYHEPQIDLISNVTGQLVQGAEIGQASYWRRHLRQPVRFAAGMQALLAQGYDLFVEIGPHSVLIGMGQQSLPNGVGVWLPSLRRGQNDWQQLLQSLASLYIQGVKVDWSGFDHDYQRSRVPLPTYPFQRQRFWIDTAVTKQESVPVQKPEIPAISISDTTLEERILALAAKTTGLKLEQLNLDISLEADLGLDSIMMMQLMSGLIKLVPVDQQTAFSSKFSLRDLMQLQTLRQVIQIFDEWQSSDEQNIVSGGDAVVINPEKVTTQGEINNVEMLHGQYFHLLGHWVVNSNSLFSSLRLQGPFDLNIAWQSWKDLLSRHPMLRSRFHVPEGATRFNEYLMEVMEDPTPPEIPVTDIRHLDSDAKEQAVQAEVDRWLNYEWPLTAWPLHQFSVLCLEDSVYQLFLGNEHLISDALGNHLILREFLEIYRAYICNDQPDLPPATTLEDYRQLVQAMNAWHDPEEDRALAAYTSSQGKDSYFWNPKGDIVDHPRPQFHTQRYILGRDRTAKLIERTRDWRLPVNSLLLGAFLRAVVKLQQSSQSVIVQVPTGGRVYPGADASNVVSSFAQNLALSFTPPQPDEDWQILLNRVHQEVQNGIASGLDRAQTRQMGLMFRDNIALEDGKIPEHSLSMFRSVLKSNLYFPFTGHTHIKTQYGPVEVIDYQAGGINAVGTIDILQEIFDGSLHLFASYDHKFFDLSVIDQLMQEYIAQIEELCSLTIQSQQPTELVSVSQADAKIESTIRQVAEEICHYQISSDEMDKDMEADLGVDSLERIRIITRLEKLIGKVDRQALLSCRSLQEMANTLTKF, from the coding sequence ATGAGTAATATTCCCGAAACTATTGACAATCGCGATCGCTTAAAAAATGCACTCCTGGCAGTTAGAGAAATGCGCTCTAAGCTTGACGCAATGGAGCGTGCCAAAACAGAGCCAATTGCGATTATTGGTATGGCTTGCCGACTTCCTGGTGCTAACAATCTGCAAAAGTTCTGGTCTTTGCTCCATGATGGAGTGGATGCCATTACTGAGGTTCCTGAAGAACGGTGGAACATTGATGAATTCTACGATCCAGACCCTGATGCACCAGGAAAGATGTATGTTAGAAATGCTGGGTTTCTAGACCAAGTAGACCAATTCGACGCCCAATTCTTTGGCATTACCCCACGGGAAGTTGAGAATATGGACCCCCAGCAACGGCTGTTGTTGGAAGTCAGTTGGGAGGCGGTTGAGCAGGCTGGTATTGCACCCGATCGCTTGAGAAATAGCCAAACCGGGGTATTTGTCGGCATTACCACCAATGATTATTTGCAACTCCAAATTGGGTCTAGCGATCGCACCAAAATCGATGCCTACAGCGCTACAGGCAATTGTCTTAACGCTGTAGCTGGTCGCTTATCATATACTTTGGGTCTACAGGGGCCAAGTATGGTGGTGGATACGGCCTGCTCATCTTCACTGGTAGCCATCCATTTAGCCTGCCAAAGTCTGCGTAGCCAAGAGTCCGATCTAGCCTTAGCTGGTGGGGTGAATCTCATCCTCTCACCAATTGCTACCATTGCCACTTGTCGAGCTAGGATGTTAGCCCCCGATGGTCGTTGCAAGACTTTTGATGCTGCTGCGGACGGCTTTGCCAGGGGAGAAGGGTGTGGGGTTGTTGTTCTCAAGCGCCTTAGTGATGCGATCGTTGATGGTGACAATATCTTAGCTCTGATTCGGGGATCAGCCGTCAACCAAGATGGCCCCAGTAGTGGTTTGACAGTTCCTAATGGGGTAGCCCAGCAAGCATTAATCCGTAAAGCCTTGGCTAACGCTGGGGTAGAGCCTGGACAAATCAGCTATGTAGAAGCCCACGGCACAGGAACATCTTTAGGAGATCCGATCGAAGTCGAGTCTTTGGGGGCAGTATTGTGCCAAGAGCGATCGCCACAGGAGCCTTTAATCATTGGCTCGGCAAAAACCAACATTGGTCACTTGGAATCAGCAGCAGGGGTGGCGGGACTGATCAAGGTGGTGCTGTCACTGCAACATCAAGAGATACCGCCTCATCTGCACCTAAAAAATCCCAATCCTTTCATCCCGTGGGCAAAGCTGCCAGTGTTGGTGCCAACCCAACGAACGTCTTGGACTTCTGGAGATAAACCCCGGATTGCCGGGTTGAGTGGGTTTGGTGTAACTGGTACCAATGCTCACCTCGTCATCGAAGAAGCCCCTACCCAGCAGCAGCAGCCCAATGAAGTAGAACGCCCCTTACATTTGCTCAGTCTCTCAGCGAAAACTGAAAGCGGATTACAGGAGTTAGTTGGTAACTTTTACACAGCCTTCAGAGCTAATCTTGACATAAACCTAGCCGATGCCTGCTTTACTGTCAATACAGGTCGCTCTGTATTTGCCCATCGCTTGGCAGTGGTGGCTGAAGACTCAAATCAGGTGTGTGAACAGTTAGCAGCCTTCAACCTTGGGCAAAACACTGGTGATTTCCTCAAAGGGCAAATTGATAAATCCCGTCAACCCAAGGTGGCCTTTTTGTTCACCGGACAAGGTTCCCAATACGTAGGTATGGGACGCGAACTTTATGATACCCAACCAACTTTCCGCCAAGCCCTAGAGCGCTGTGATGCTATCTTGCGCCCTTATCTGCCAAAACCCCTGTTGTCTGTAATTTATCCCGCCAGAGGTGAGAATTCCCCCCTCGACCAAACACTTTACACCCAACCAGCTTTATTTGCCTTGGAATATGCCCTGTGTGAGTTATGGCGCTCTTGGGGAATTGAGCCGAATGCTGTGATGGGTCACAGTGTTGGTGAATATGTAGCAGCTTGTGTAGCTGGGGTGTTCAGCTTAGAAGATGGGTTGAAGTTGATTGCCGATCGCTCCCGTTTGATGCAAGCATTACCACCAGGGGGTGAGATGGTGGCGGTGTTTGCCTCAGAAGAACAGGTAATCGCAGCGATGCCTACGGCGGGCTACGCCAACGCTCCCTATACTCAGCAAGTAGCAATCGCGGCGGTTAATGGCCCGCAAAATGTGGTAATTTCAGGGGCGTCGCCAGCAGTACAGGCACTGTTGCAAAAACTGGAAGCACAAGGAATTGAGTACCGAAGCTTACGGGTTTCTCATGCTTTTCATTCTCCTCTGATGGAACCAATCTTGGCAGAGTTTGAGCAACGCGCTAGCGATTTGGTGTACCATGAACCCCAAATAGACTTAATTTCCAATGTGACTGGGCAACTAGTGCAGGGAGCAGAAATTGGTCAAGCCAGTTATTGGCGTCGTCATCTGCGTCAGCCAGTACGATTTGCCGCAGGGATGCAGGCTCTCCTTGCACAAGGGTATGACTTATTCGTGGAAATTGGCCCACATTCAGTACTTATAGGAATGGGGCAACAGTCTTTACCTAATGGCGTGGGAGTTTGGTTGCCTTCTTTACGTCGTGGACAAAACGATTGGCAGCAGTTGCTCCAGAGTTTGGCATCGCTGTATATTCAAGGTGTGAAGGTGGACTGGTCTGGCTTTGACCACGATTATCAGCGTAGCCGCGTCCCTCTGCCTACTTATCCCTTCCAGCGCCAACGTTTCTGGATTGATACAGCAGTCACTAAGCAAGAGTCAGTTCCAGTTCAAAAGCCAGAAATTCCTGCCATCAGCATCTCTGATACAACCCTAGAGGAGCGTATCCTGGCTCTAGCTGCTAAGACAACTGGACTCAAGTTAGAGCAATTAAATTTGGATATTTCCCTAGAGGCAGACCTGGGATTGGATTCAATCATGATGATGCAACTGATGAGCGGTCTGATAAAATTGGTTCCAGTAGACCAACAGACAGCATTTAGTAGCAAGTTCTCTTTGCGAGACTTGATGCAGTTGCAGACACTGAGGCAAGTAATTCAGATATTTGATGAGTGGCAAAGCTCGGATGAGCAAAACATCGTCAGTGGTGGAGACGCTGTAGTTATTAACCCAGAAAAAGTGACTACACAGGGCGAAATAAATAATGTGGAAATGCTTCATGGACAGTATTTTCACTTATTAGGTCACTGGGTGGTCAATTCCAACAGCCTGTTTTCTAGTTTGCGTTTACAAGGACCTTTCGACTTAAATATTGCTTGGCAGAGTTGGAAAGACTTACTATCTCGGCATCCTATGTTGCGATCGCGCTTCCATGTCCCAGAGGGTGCGACTCGCTTTAATGAATACTTAATGGAAGTTATGGAAGATCCAACTCCTCCAGAAATTCCAGTTACAGATATTAGACATCTTGACAGTGATGCTAAAGAGCAGGCTGTACAGGCAGAAGTTGATCGCTGGTTAAATTATGAATGGCCCCTGACTGCATGGCCATTGCATCAATTTTCTGTATTGTGCTTAGAAGATTCGGTATATCAGCTATTTTTAGGCAACGAACACCTAATTTCTGATGCTCTGGGAAATCATCTCATATTGCGTGAATTTCTAGAAATTTATCGCGCCTATATTTGCAATGATCAGCCCGATCTGCCTCCAGCTACGACCTTAGAAGATTACCGCCAATTAGTGCAAGCCATGAACGCTTGGCACGATCCCGAAGAAGACCGAGCGCTGGCAGCCTACACTAGTAGCCAAGGTAAGGATTCTTACTTCTGGAACCCCAAAGGCGATATTGTTGACCATCCACGCCCCCAATTTCATACTCAACGGTACATTTTGGGACGCGATCGCACTGCTAAACTGATTGAACGTACCCGTGACTGGCGATTACCTGTAAATTCTTTGCTGCTGGGAGCTTTTCTGCGAGCCGTTGTCAAGTTGCAGCAGTCTTCACAATCTGTAATCGTTCAAGTCCCTACCGGCGGTAGAGTTTATCCTGGTGCGGATGCTTCTAATGTAGTCAGTAGTTTCGCGCAGAATTTAGCCCTGAGTTTTACGCCACCACAACCGGATGAAGATTGGCAAATTCTGTTAAACCGTGTCCATCAAGAAGTTCAAAATGGCATCGCTAGCGGTCTAGACCGAGCGCAGACTCGCCAGATGGGGCTGATGTTCCGGGACAATATAGCCTTAGAAGACGGCAAAATACCTGAGCATAGTTTATCTATGTTTAGGAGCGTGTTGAAATCAAATTTATACTTTCCCTTCACAGGCCATACTCATATCAAAACTCAATACGGCCCTGTAGAAGTAATTGATTATCAAGCAGGTGGCATAAATGCTGTTGGAACCATTGATATATTACAAGAGATATTCGACGGCAGTTTGCATCTGTTTGCTAGTTATGACCACAAATTCTTTGACTTGTCCGTTATTGATCAGTTAATGCAGGAATACATTGCTCAGATAGAGGAATTATGCTCACTGACAATTCAATCCCAACAGCCAACAGAACTGGTGTCAGTATCACAAGCAGATGCGAAAATTGAGTCCACAATTCGACAGGTAGCGGAAGAAATTTGTCACTACCAAATTAGTTCCGACGAAATGGACAAAGATATGGAGGCGGATTTAGGCGTAGATTCCCTAGAACGTATCCGCATTATTACCCGCTTGGAAAAGCTAATTGGGAAAGTCGATCGCCAAGCATTACTAAGTTGCAGGAGTTTGCAAGAAATGGCAAACACACTCACAAAATTTTAG